In Oxalobacteraceae bacterium OTU3CINTB1, the sequence GCGGCAGCGCCAGCGCGCAGCCGGTGCCTTCGCCCAGTCGCAAGCCGAGATTGAGCAGTGGTTTGGCGTCCAGCGCGGCTAGCATTTGTTGGTGGCCGTTTTCGTCGGAGCAGTGCGCGAAGACGCAGTAATCGAGAATGGCTGGCTGCAGGCGGGCGGCGACCAGCAGCGCGCTGGTGACGATGAAGCCGTCGATCAGCAGCACCTTGCGCAGTTCGGCCGCCTTCAGCATGGCACCCGCCATCATGGCGATTTCCAATCCGCCGAAGGTGGCCAGCACGTCGAGCGGTTCTTTGATGTTTTCGTGCTTGGCGACCGCCGCTTCAATCACGCGCTGCTTGTGCAGGATGCCGTCGGCGGAGAGGCCGGTGCCGGCGCCCACGCAATTGGCGACCGGGATGTCCGTCAGCTTATGCATCAGCGCTGCGGCGGCGGTGGTGTTACCGATGCCCATTTCGCCGAAGCCGACGACATTGCCGTCCAACTCGGCGGCCAGCACCATGCCGGCGGCCAGCGCCGCCTCGCAGGTGGCGTGGGTCATC encodes:
- the cobT gene encoding nicotinate-nucleotide--dimethylbenzimidazole phosphoribosyltransferase, whose translation is MFILPTISPTHNDALGALLDKAINNKTKPLGSLGVLESLARQIGLIQNSREVALTQPAILVFAADHGVVAEGISAYPQDVTWQMVESFLARGAAINVFAAQNNCELRVIDAGVNHDFGPRDGLTDRKLAHGTHNFAQEPAMTHATCEAALAAGMVLAAELDGNVVGFGEMGIGNTTAAAALMHKLTDIPVANCVGAGTGLSADGILHKQRVIEAAVAKHENIKEPLDVLATFGGLEIAMMAGAMLKAAELRKVLLIDGFIVTSALLVAARLQPAILDYCVFAHCSDENGHQQMLAALDAKPLLNLGLRLGEGTGCALALPLLHAAVNFLNQMATFESAQVSEKSE